ATGAGGGAATTTACTGCTAAGCAAAGACTAGAAATCTAGTGGAGCTAAGAGGAATCTTGGCGGAGCTATTAGCGAGTACTGCTGGTACGGGCCTCAGCCCGTACTGGCGCTATTACTGCGTAATAATCAATGTGGTGAGTTGATAGAATTATTGTCAAAAAATTAGAAAACAATTACATTAAATATTGACCCAGTCAATAAAATAAATTATAATAAATATTAGGTTGGAACATTGCCCTGCACCAGGAGGTGAGAACTTGATTGGATTAGAGTACATTTTAAACCTCTTTAATCTTCAGCATATAGAACTTGCAGAAAAACTTGGTATAAAAAAACAAAATATAAACATGTGGGTGAAAGGGCGACAGAACATTCCAAAGAAATATCTACCAGTTTTAGAAGAACTCTTTGGTATCGCTCAGTCCTATTTTGGACGTGAGCTTACAGAAATTGATCAGTTAGAGATTCAGAAGGAAAAGCTGAAAAGAGAGCTTAAGCCTGTGATCAAAAAACATGAACAGCAGTTTTCTTTGGGTGAGATGAATGATCTAGTTGAA
Above is a window of Synergistaceae bacterium DNA encoding:
- a CDS encoding helix-turn-helix domain-containing protein — its product is MIGLEYILNLFNLQHIELAEKLGIKKQNINMWVKGRQNIPKKYLPVLEELFGIAQSYFGRELTEIDQLEIQKEKLKRELKPVIKKHEQQFSLGEMNDLVEVPIYDKEEMNAIERDIEKAKLISRFKAAMDIVDNNPYLETYKLIVELLEKVQHESVLHKTIEALAHYYEVLPDWVSSEPEQQGFESEIFEVFDDHNY